One window from the genome of Candidatus Binataceae bacterium encodes:
- the cdaA gene encoding diadenylate cyclase CdaA — translation MVFRPELIPLPRWQDVVDILVVAWIIYRIALIMRGTRAVQMVLGVAVIGAAYVASQFLGLFTLNWLLNNFLGSLIVILVVIFQVDIRRALTRFGTRPFLGYRGSTAPAAEELAQAAAWLSAHRIGGLVVLEREVGLTEFIEAGRPVDARLSAELLETIFMPGSPLHDGAVILKGDQVVAAACVLPLSANPNLVRTLGTRHRAAIGVTEDTDALAVVVSEEDGTISLARGGALTRHLEPAALRQRLESFNP, via the coding sequence ATGGTCTTCCGACCGGAACTGATTCCCCTCCCGCGCTGGCAGGACGTCGTCGATATCCTGGTAGTAGCATGGATCATCTATCGCATCGCGCTTATCATGCGCGGCACGCGCGCGGTGCAAATGGTGCTGGGAGTGGCAGTGATCGGCGCAGCCTATGTGGCCTCCCAGTTTCTGGGTTTGTTCACCCTCAACTGGCTGCTCAATAATTTCCTGGGCTCGTTGATCGTCATCCTGGTGGTGATTTTTCAGGTCGATATCCGCCGCGCCTTGACCCGCTTCGGTACCCGCCCGTTTTTGGGCTATCGCGGCTCGACCGCGCCCGCCGCCGAAGAACTGGCGCAGGCGGCGGCTTGGTTATCGGCCCATCGCATTGGGGGGCTGGTGGTGCTTGAGCGCGAGGTCGGCTTGACCGAATTTATCGAGGCTGGACGGCCGGTGGATGCGCGTTTGAGTGCGGAGTTGCTGGAGACCATCTTCATGCCGGGCTCGCCGCTGCACGATGGTGCTGTGATCCTCAAAGGCGATCAGGTAGTGGCGGCGGCCTGCGTGCTGCCCCTATCGGCCAATCCCAACCTGGTCCGAACCCTAGGCACGCGCCATCGCGCCGCCATTGGCGTGACCGAGGATACCGACGCCCTGGCGGTGGTAGTCTCGGAAGAGGACGGTACCATCTCGCTGGCGCGCGGTGGAGCGCTGACCCGCCATCTGGAACCCGCCGCGCTGCGCCAGCGGCTGGAGAGCTTTAATCCGTAA
- a CDS encoding CdaR family protein, producing MKGLRLTEVRQRFVRNLGLRLLALLIAIGLWVFVNAAQHETQTDLVIPVQYTGLPPGLMIINEHPQFVNLRISGPQTLLSLLDPGRMTVHLDLRGVTPGEADYKITTDMFHIPRQTSIEQITPSQITLDIDQIVTKSLPVHLDTSGEVADGLEIASVQLQPATVAVTGPQRMLRNLGSLDTVPLDVQGLAADVTREIALADSGPLIRVPVTQVMVTVHLGDVIAERQFHNLPITVRNTSLRAMVIPHTVSLAVRGPQRALNGLSLNKAVFIDAEDLRVGWYEAPVMVDLPKGLQVVRQQPEKVKLRIYR from the coding sequence GTGAAGGGTTTGCGACTGACCGAGGTGCGGCAGCGATTTGTGCGCAATCTGGGCCTACGCCTGCTGGCCCTGCTGATCGCGATCGGGTTGTGGGTCTTCGTCAACGCGGCTCAGCACGAGACACAAACCGATCTGGTAATTCCAGTGCAATATACCGGGCTGCCGCCCGGACTGATGATCATCAACGAACATCCTCAATTTGTGAACTTGCGCATCTCGGGGCCGCAGACCTTGCTGTCACTGCTTGACCCCGGTCGCATGACGGTTCACCTGGATTTGCGCGGAGTCACGCCCGGCGAGGCGGATTACAAGATCACAACCGACATGTTCCACATCCCGCGCCAGACCAGCATCGAGCAGATTACACCTTCGCAAATCACGCTGGACATCGACCAGATTGTGACTAAATCGCTTCCGGTCCATCTCGACACCAGCGGTGAAGTGGCGGACGGGCTGGAGATAGCCTCGGTTCAGCTCCAGCCCGCGACCGTAGCGGTGACCGGGCCGCAACGCATGCTGCGCAACCTGGGCTCGCTGGATACCGTACCGTTGGACGTGCAGGGGTTGGCGGCCGATGTCACGCGCGAGATCGCGCTGGCGGATAGCGGTCCACTTATCCGAGTTCCCGTCACCCAGGTGATGGTTACGGTGCATCTAGGTGACGTTATCGCCGAGCGCCAGTTCCACAATCTTCCTATCACCGTGCGCAACACCAGTTTGCGTGCGATGGTGATTCCGCACACCGTCTCGCTGGCGGTGCGCGGCCCACAGCGCGCGCTCAACGGGCTGAGCCTGAACAAGGCGGTGTTTATCGATGCCGAAGATCTGCGCGTGGGCTGGTATGAAGCGCCCGTAATGGTGGACTTACCCAAGGGATTGCAGGTGGTGCGCCAGCAACCCGAAAAAGTTAAACTGCGAATCTATCGCTAG
- the glmM gene encoding phosphoglucosamine mutase, protein MSQQERRAQAPRLFGTDGIRGIANQHPITSEIALRLGRALAEVFRRPAGSHSRVLIGKDTRLSGYMLETAMASGICSVGADVLLVGPLPTPAIAYLTRTMRAAAGVVISASHNPFQDNGIKFFNREGFKLDDELERRIEELVSDDRLIERASAEDVGKAIRIDDAIGRYLVFLKACLPRDCLFDGLKLVIDCAHGAAYKVGPELLAELGADVIAIGVEPDGKNINFQSGTLHLSRLRERVLSSGADLGVALDGDADRALFVDARGEVFDGDEVMAIMGRALSAAGKLAGNAVVATVMSNLGLEQALAEVGIGLVRTEVGDPAVSREMRLKGYNFGGEQSGHLIFMDHSTTGDGLITTLLLLEQILKRGRGLAEMRVMHRFPQVLHNVRVARRLPLSEMPEVQRAITAVRARLGPRSRVLVRYSGTEMVARVMVEGEDLSKIKACAQEIGALIERQVGQPN, encoded by the coding sequence TTGTCGCAACAAGAACGGCGCGCGCAGGCGCCTCGACTGTTTGGTACCGACGGCATTCGCGGCATCGCCAACCAGCATCCCATCACCTCTGAAATTGCCCTACGCCTGGGCCGCGCCCTGGCCGAGGTCTTTCGCCGGCCGGCCGGCAGCCATAGCCGAGTTTTGATTGGAAAGGACACCCGGCTGTCGGGTTACATGCTAGAGACCGCGATGGCCTCGGGGATCTGCTCGGTGGGCGCCGACGTGCTTTTGGTGGGGCCGCTGCCCACTCCAGCCATCGCCTACCTGACGCGCACGATGCGGGCCGCGGCTGGCGTGGTCATCTCGGCCTCGCATAACCCTTTTCAAGACAATGGTATCAAGTTCTTTAACCGCGAAGGCTTCAAGCTGGATGATGAACTGGAGCGCCGGATCGAAGAGTTGGTGTCGGATGACCGCCTGATTGAGCGCGCCAGCGCCGAAGACGTGGGCAAGGCGATTCGGATCGACGACGCAATCGGCCGCTATCTGGTCTTTCTCAAGGCCTGCCTGCCGCGCGACTGCCTGTTCGACGGGCTCAAGCTGGTTATCGACTGCGCCCACGGTGCGGCTTACAAGGTTGGCCCCGAGTTGCTAGCGGAGCTGGGTGCCGACGTGATTGCCATCGGCGTGGAACCCGACGGCAAGAATATCAACTTTCAAAGCGGGACCCTCCATTTGTCGCGCTTGCGCGAGCGCGTTTTGAGTAGCGGCGCCGATTTGGGCGTGGCGCTGGATGGCGATGCCGATCGGGCCTTATTCGTCGATGCCCGCGGTGAGGTGTTCGACGGCGATGAGGTGATGGCGATCATGGGGCGAGCACTGAGCGCCGCGGGTAAGCTGGCGGGCAATGCCGTGGTGGCCACCGTGATGAGTAACCTGGGGCTGGAGCAGGCCCTGGCGGAGGTGGGAATCGGCTTGGTGCGCACGGAGGTGGGCGATCCGGCGGTCAGCCGGGAGATGCGCTTGAAGGGCTACAACTTTGGGGGTGAACAATCGGGCCATTTGATTTTCATGGATCACTCCACCACCGGCGATGGCCTGATCACTACTTTGCTGCTGCTGGAGCAGATCCTCAAACGTGGGCGTGGCTTGGCGGAAATGCGCGTGATGCACCGCTTTCCCCAGGTTTTGCACAATGTGCGCGTGGCGCGCCGCCTACCGCTGAGCGAGATGCCTGAGGTCCAGCGCGCAATCACCGCGGTGCGCGCGCGCCTGGGCCCGCGCAGCCGGGTGTTGGTGCGCTATTCGGGCACCGAGATGGTTGCCCGGGTGATGGTCGAAGGCGAAGACCTGAGCAAGATCAAGGCCTGCGCCCAGGAAATCGGCGCGCTCATCGAGCGTCAGGTCGGCCAACCCAATTAA
- a CDS encoding pyridoxine 5'-phosphate synthase, with product MIKLGVNVDHVATLRQARRTNYPDPLQAALLAQRAGADAITIHLREDRRHIQDHDLFRIAQALSLPLNQELAPTGEMVELALKLHPAEVCLVPERREELTTEGGLDAAAMSERLAPIVRSLNEAKIGVSLFVEPDRVQLQAARELGAKYVELHTGRYAELADRDLSSGAGSKRESSFSEQTRAELARVAQAIKIARALGLRVNAGHGLNYDNTAPIAALRGLQWLHIGHAIVARAVMVGMPAAVRGMKRLIAAAGQHA from the coding sequence ATGATCAAGCTTGGTGTCAACGTCGATCATGTCGCAACCTTGCGTCAAGCCCGGCGCACCAACTATCCCGATCCATTGCAGGCGGCCCTGTTAGCCCAGCGTGCCGGAGCCGACGCCATCACCATCCACTTGCGCGAGGATCGCCGTCATATCCAGGATCACGACCTCTTTCGCATCGCCCAGGCCCTTAGCCTGCCGCTCAACCAGGAATTGGCGCCCACCGGCGAGATGGTCGAATTGGCTCTCAAGCTGCACCCCGCCGAGGTCTGCCTCGTGCCCGAACGGCGGGAGGAACTGACCACCGAGGGCGGCCTGGACGCGGCTGCGATGAGTGAGCGGCTGGCGCCGATCGTGCGCTCCCTCAACGAGGCTAAAATCGGAGTGAGCCTGTTTGTCGAGCCGGATCGAGTCCAGCTCCAAGCCGCGCGCGAGCTCGGAGCCAAATATGTGGAATTGCACACCGGGCGCTACGCCGAGCTGGCGGATCGCGACCTGTCTTCGGGTGCGGGCTCTAAGCGAGAATCGAGCTTCAGCGAGCAAACCCGTGCTGAATTAGCCCGCGTCGCGCAGGCCATCAAGATCGCGCGCGCCCTGGGGCTGCGGGTCAACGCCGGCCACGGCTTGAACTACGACAATACCGCACCAATCGCCGCGCTGCGTGGGCTGCAGTGGCTCCATATCGGTCACGCGATCGTGGCGCGTGCGGTAATGGTCGGGATGCCGGCGGCGGTGCGCGGGATGAAGCGGCTCATCGCTGCGGCTGGTCAGCACGCTTAG
- a CDS encoding NAD(P)H-hydrate dehydratase gives MRLLNADESRRLDRLSHDKYAISFWSLMSNAGAGVAHALLERWPQARQARAGAIVVVAGRGNNGGDGLVAARVLHESGLQPRVLLLGRTQALAGDAARACQELTGAGSRIEEIGSEEDLRRSFGSPGWIIDAIFGTGLNAPITGLPAAAIALINGSDAGRVAVDIPSGINADTGGVMGVAVQAALTVTFGLAKYGHVSYPGASYTGQLKIIDIGFAPAALAEVAPQGCFLEVCDIAPLLAPRPADSHKGNYGHPLIIAGGWGKSGAALLAGRGALRIGAGLVTVATARTVAPIVAAGQAELMTVALADQDGHLAAGAIDSLRALLPAHNAIVIGPGIGVSADTKAILEFVVTQAAAPRRPVLIDADGLNALAQMGAGLLRQARGPVVLTPHPGEAARLLGSSPAQVNADRISAARRICELTGAWCLLKGNRTVLASPEGVIKINSTGNPGMASPGMGDALSGIIGGLLGQGFAPMDALAAGAFVHGAAADRVAAQMGPVGYIAGDLIAALPATWASLGERKDGA, from the coding sequence ATGCGTCTGCTCAATGCCGACGAAAGCCGCCGCCTGGACCGTCTTAGCCACGACAAGTACGCCATCTCGTTTTGGAGCCTAATGTCCAACGCCGGAGCTGGGGTTGCGCACGCCTTGCTGGAGCGCTGGCCGCAAGCGCGCCAGGCTAGGGCTGGCGCAATTGTGGTCGTTGCGGGCCGCGGCAACAATGGTGGTGACGGGTTGGTGGCGGCGCGCGTCCTGCACGAGTCGGGCCTGCAGCCACGCGTGTTGTTGCTGGGGCGAACCCAGGCGCTGGCGGGCGATGCCGCACGTGCCTGCCAGGAGCTGACCGGCGCTGGCTCGCGAATCGAAGAGATCGGCAGCGAGGAAGATTTGCGCCGATCCTTCGGCAGCCCGGGCTGGATCATCGATGCGATCTTCGGCACCGGCCTCAACGCCCCGATAACCGGACTTCCCGCCGCCGCGATTGCGCTAATCAACGGTAGCGATGCCGGTCGAGTCGCGGTGGATATTCCTTCTGGGATCAATGCCGATACGGGTGGTGTGATGGGGGTTGCGGTGCAAGCCGCGCTGACCGTGACCTTCGGCTTAGCCAAGTATGGTCACGTCAGCTATCCAGGTGCCAGTTATACTGGCCAATTGAAAATTATCGATATCGGTTTTGCTCCCGCGGCATTAGCCGAAGTGGCGCCGCAAGGATGCTTCCTGGAAGTCTGTGACATTGCGCCGTTGCTGGCGCCCAGGCCCGCAGACAGTCATAAGGGCAATTATGGCCATCCCTTGATAATCGCTGGCGGATGGGGCAAAAGCGGCGCCGCTTTGCTCGCTGGCCGCGGTGCCTTACGTATCGGCGCGGGCTTGGTGACGGTAGCTACCGCGCGCACGGTGGCGCCAATCGTGGCCGCCGGACAGGCCGAATTGATGACCGTGGCGCTGGCCGACCAGGATGGTCATCTGGCGGCCGGTGCAATCGACTCCTTGCGCGCATTACTTCCCGCCCACAACGCGATTGTCATCGGCCCAGGAATTGGAGTCAGCGCGGACACCAAGGCGATTCTGGAATTTGTCGTGACCCAAGCCGCCGCGCCACGCCGCCCTGTGCTGATCGACGCCGATGGGCTCAACGCGCTGGCCCAAATGGGCGCCGGCCTGCTGCGTCAAGCTCGGGGTCCGGTCGTGCTCACCCCGCATCCCGGCGAGGCGGCTCGGCTGCTAGGCAGCTCGCCCGCGCAGGTCAACGCCGACCGCATCTCGGCCGCCCGGCGGATCTGCGAGCTGACTGGCGCGTGGTGCCTGCTTAAAGGCAATCGCACGGTGCTGGCAAGCCCCGAGGGTGTCATTAAGATCAATTCCACCGGTAATCCTGGCATGGCCTCGCCCGGAATGGGCGACGCCCTGTCCGGAATCATCGGCGGCTTGTTGGGCCAGGGGTTTGCTCCGATGGACGCGCTGGCGGCGGGCGCCTTTGTTCACGGAGCGGCAGCCGACCGGGTGGCCGCGCAGATGGGGCCAGTGGGCTATATCGCAGGCGACCTGATTGCCGCTCTGCCGGCTACCTGGGCCTCGCTGGGCGAAAGGAAGGATGGTGCGTGA
- the tsaE gene encoding tRNA (adenosine(37)-N6)-threonylcarbamoyltransferase complex ATPase subunit type 1 TsaE, with protein sequence MTITLHSASARETKAWGRRLASLLEGGELLGLSGELGAGKTCFIKGLAHGLNLREEDILSPTFTMVQEHHGRLELYHIDLYRLERATVDDLGLREYLFSRAVAAVEWVERLQEADELERLAVRIEYEGANRRRIELSANHQRYLELLARFQQKFV encoded by the coding sequence GTGACTATCACCTTGCATAGCGCTTCGGCGCGCGAAACCAAGGCTTGGGGCCGACGCTTGGCCTCGTTGCTTGAAGGAGGCGAACTGCTCGGTCTGTCTGGGGAACTGGGCGCGGGCAAGACCTGTTTCATCAAGGGGTTGGCGCACGGCCTGAACCTGCGTGAGGAGGACATCCTCAGTCCTACCTTTACCATGGTGCAAGAACATCATGGGCGGTTGGAGCTCTACCATATTGACCTCTATCGTCTGGAGCGGGCCACGGTCGACGATCTAGGGCTGCGCGAGTACCTGTTTTCCAGGGCGGTGGCGGCGGTGGAATGGGTGGAGCGCCTGCAAGAGGCGGATGAATTGGAGCGGCTGGCAGTGCGTATCGAATACGAGGGGGCCAATCGGCGCCGAATCGAACTCAGCGCCAACCATCAACGCTACCTCGAGCTACTCGCCCGGTTCCAGCAGAAGTTTGTCTGA
- a CDS encoding aspartate kinase translates to MGLIVQKYGGTSVGSLERIRAVARRVAQTREMGHQIVVVVSAMAGETNRLLGLAHQLAALPDPREADVLAATGEQASAALLAICLCANGIPACSLLGHQVKIATDSNHGQARIRTVDCERVLQALKGGNIVVVAGYQGVDGAGDITTLGRGASDLTAVALAAALEAEVCEIYTDVNGIYTADPNICPAARQLARISYDEMLELAGLGAKVLQLRSVEMARRFNVPLVVRSSFNESAGTWVGHEDQSMENVLVAGVTLDRDQSKITLTGVEDRPGLAARILGPIAAVGIVVDMIIQNAGAQGRTDMTFTVGRGDARRALDLTEQVAREVGARGVAHEDGLAKVSIVGLGMRSHAGVAARMFEVLANERINIQMISTSEIKLSVVIDAKYGELAVRVLHDAFLANPEESAKPSAS, encoded by the coding sequence ATGGGTCTGATTGTCCAGAAGTACGGTGGCACTTCGGTGGGTTCTCTTGAGCGAATCCGGGCTGTAGCGCGACGGGTAGCGCAGACCCGCGAAATGGGCCATCAGATCGTGGTGGTGGTCTCCGCGATGGCGGGCGAGACCAACCGGCTGTTGGGATTGGCGCACCAATTGGCCGCCCTGCCCGATCCCCGCGAGGCCGATGTGCTGGCGGCGACCGGTGAGCAGGCCTCCGCCGCCCTGCTGGCGATCTGTCTGTGCGCCAACGGCATTCCGGCCTGCTCGCTGCTGGGCCATCAGGTAAAAATCGCAACCGATTCCAATCATGGTCAGGCCCGCATCCGCACAGTCGACTGCGAGCGTGTGTTGCAGGCCCTGAAGGGTGGGAATATCGTGGTCGTGGCCGGTTATCAGGGGGTCGATGGAGCAGGCGATATCACGACCTTGGGTCGGGGCGCTTCCGATCTGACCGCGGTGGCGTTGGCGGCGGCGTTGGAGGCCGAGGTCTGCGAGATTTATACCGACGTCAACGGGATTTACACGGCCGACCCCAATATCTGCCCGGCGGCGCGCCAACTAGCGCGAATCTCCTACGACGAGATGCTGGAGTTGGCCGGGCTGGGGGCTAAGGTCTTGCAGTTGCGCTCGGTGGAGATGGCACGGCGTTTCAACGTACCTCTGGTGGTGCGTTCCAGTTTCAACGAATCGGCGGGAACCTGGGTGGGACACGAAGATCAATCGATGGAAAACGTGCTGGTCGCGGGGGTGACCCTTGATCGCGATCAAAGCAAAATCACCCTGACCGGAGTCGAAGATCGGCCTGGCTTGGCGGCGCGCATCCTTGGCCCAATTGCAGCGGTCGGGATTGTCGTGGACATGATTATTCAGAACGCCGGGGCCCAGGGACGCACCGACATGACCTTTACCGTGGGGCGTGGTGACGCCCGCCGCGCGCTGGATTTGACCGAGCAAGTGGCACGCGAAGTCGGCGCACGCGGCGTGGCTCACGAAGATGGTCTGGCCAAGGTTTCGATCGTGGGGCTGGGGATGCGCAGTCATGCCGGGGTCGCGGCCCGGATGTTCGAGGTGTTGGCCAACGAACGCATCAATATCCAGATGATTTCGACCTCTGAAATCAAACTCTCGGTAGTGATCGACGCCAAGTACGGCGAGCTGGCGGTGCGTGTCTTGCACGACGCCTTTTTGGCCAACCCGGAGGAGAGCGCCAAGCCCAGCGCTTCGTGA
- the cimA gene encoding citramalate synthase — protein sequence MADGGKIYVYDTTLRDGLQSDDVSLTVDDRLAIAARLDEMGFDYIEGGWPGSNQRDAEFFTRAAKLRLRHAKLCAFGATRRARIKASQDRSLALLLRAGTPVATVVGKTSELHVREALRISLQENLDILGDTVRYLKQHVDEVILDAEHFFDGFAQNPQFTLSCIKAAAQAGADLVCLCDTNGGRLPEEIAQAVARARETLPCGVGIHCHNDSDVAVANTVAAVRAGARQVQGTINGLGERCGNANLISVIANLQLKMGYQCLPAAKLKHLRQLSTLVNELANLTPMTRQPYVGRSAFAHKGGLHVSAVQRNTATYEHIDPALVGNDRRVLLSELAGQSNIVYKAREFGLELKPDDERISGLLAELKRLEAAGYAYDGADASFELVMLRALGLEREHFGLVSFRVFDDKWNAEQAPFSEAIVIIDGPDGRRTRSAATGNGPVNALDSALRAALIPYYPTLGAMRLADYKVRVLDNGAGTGARVRVLIESTDGKRRWTTVGVSANVIEASWQALIDSVEYKLHRDRAQPKLRAAASMRAFKRKAVVSNGRAHAGNLNGARTVVTKSDVLERRPG from the coding sequence ATGGCGGACGGCGGTAAAATCTACGTTTACGATACCACCCTGCGCGACGGCCTGCAGTCGGACGATGTTTCGCTGACGGTTGACGACCGCTTGGCGATCGCCGCCCGGCTCGATGAGATGGGCTTCGATTATATCGAGGGAGGCTGGCCGGGCTCCAATCAGCGCGACGCTGAATTCTTCACGCGTGCGGCCAAGCTGCGTCTGCGTCATGCCAAGTTATGCGCCTTTGGTGCTACCCGCCGCGCACGGATCAAGGCCTCGCAGGACCGAAGCCTGGCCTTGCTCCTGCGCGCTGGCACGCCGGTGGCCACGGTGGTGGGCAAGACCTCGGAGCTGCACGTGCGCGAGGCCTTGCGCATCTCGCTTCAGGAAAACCTTGACATCTTGGGCGATACCGTGCGCTATCTCAAACAGCACGTCGATGAGGTGATTCTGGATGCCGAGCACTTTTTCGACGGGTTTGCCCAAAATCCGCAATTCACTTTGTCCTGCATCAAGGCTGCCGCGCAGGCCGGTGCCGATTTGGTGTGCCTGTGCGATACCAACGGCGGGAGGCTGCCTGAGGAGATTGCGCAGGCGGTCGCGAGGGCGCGGGAGACGCTGCCGTGCGGGGTGGGAATCCATTGCCATAACGATTCCGACGTTGCGGTTGCCAATACCGTGGCGGCGGTGCGAGCGGGCGCGCGCCAAGTGCAGGGGACGATTAACGGGCTGGGCGAGCGCTGCGGCAACGCCAACCTGATTTCGGTGATTGCTAACCTGCAGCTCAAAATGGGCTATCAATGCCTGCCCGCGGCCAAGCTCAAGCATCTGCGCCAGCTCTCCACCCTGGTCAACGAGCTGGCCAACCTGACCCCGATGACACGCCAGCCTTACGTCGGGCGCTCCGCTTTCGCTCACAAGGGTGGTTTGCACGTTTCGGCGGTACAGCGCAACACAGCCACCTACGAGCATATCGATCCGGCGTTGGTGGGCAATGATCGACGTGTACTGCTCTCCGAGTTGGCAGGACAAAGCAACATCGTTTACAAGGCGCGGGAATTCGGCCTGGAACTCAAGCCCGACGACGAACGAATTTCCGGGTTGCTGGCCGAACTCAAGCGGCTAGAGGCGGCGGGCTATGCTTACGATGGCGCCGACGCTTCTTTCGAGCTGGTGATGCTGCGTGCGCTGGGGCTGGAACGCGAACATTTCGGCCTAGTCAGCTTCCGCGTCTTCGACGACAAGTGGAACGCGGAGCAAGCGCCTTTTAGCGAGGCGATCGTAATTATCGACGGGCCCGACGGGCGGCGCACCCGTAGTGCCGCCACTGGCAACGGTCCAGTCAACGCGCTGGACTCCGCCTTGCGCGCCGCGCTCATTCCCTACTATCCGACCTTGGGCGCGATGCGCTTGGCCGACTACAAGGTCAGGGTGCTTGATAACGGGGCTGGCACCGGCGCGCGGGTCAGGGTTCTGATCGAATCCACCGATGGCAAGCGGCGCTGGACCACGGTGGGGGTTTCGGCCAACGTGATCGAGGCCAGCTGGCAAGCCCTGATTGATTCGGTGGAATATAAGCTGCATCGCGACCGCGCCCAACCCAAGCTCAGGGCCGCCGCTTCCATGCGCGCATTCAAGCGCAAGGCGGTCGTATCCAACGGGCGGGCGCACGCGGGCAATTTGAATGGTGCCCGAACCGTTGTGACCAAATCCGACGTGCTTGAGCGCCGCCCTGGGTAA
- the epsC gene encoding serine O-acetyltransferase EpsC: MAWLSRLREDVQVVFDFDPAARTVLEVVLCYPGVHAIWAHRIASWLWRHRLKLLARIVSELSRWRTGIEIHPGARLGRRLFIDHGMGVVIGETADIGADVLIYQGVTLGGTSLKKEKRHPTIEDHVMISAGASVLGPVTIGHHSRIGAGAVVVTSAPPYSTIVGIPGKTVERDRSRPEVMDLDHAHLPDPVARAIGAMSEQMKRLSVRIEEMEARQDCLEDQMAEEQRPPPSPALDKPR; encoded by the coding sequence ATGGCCTGGCTTAGCCGCTTGCGTGAAGACGTTCAGGTTGTTTTCGACTTTGATCCCGCGGCGCGTACCGTTTTGGAGGTGGTCTTATGTTATCCCGGCGTGCACGCCATCTGGGCCCATCGCATAGCCTCCTGGCTGTGGCGTCATCGACTCAAGCTGCTGGCGCGGATTGTCAGCGAACTGTCGCGCTGGCGCACGGGTATCGAGATTCATCCCGGGGCCCGACTGGGGCGCCGTTTGTTCATCGATCATGGGATGGGTGTAGTCATCGGCGAGACCGCCGACATCGGCGCCGACGTTTTGATCTACCAGGGTGTAACCCTGGGCGGCACCAGCCTTAAGAAGGAAAAGCGCCATCCCACGATCGAGGACCATGTCATGATCAGCGCTGGCGCAAGCGTGCTCGGCCCGGTTACCATCGGCCACCATAGCCGAATCGGCGCGGGCGCGGTGGTGGTCACCTCGGCGCCGCCCTACTCGACCATCGTGGGAATTCCGGGCAAGACCGTGGAGCGCGATCGCTCGCGCCCCGAAGTCATGGATCTCGATCACGCTCACCTGCCTGACCCGGTGGCACGCGCGATCGGCGCGATGAGCGAACAAATGAAACGGCTGTCAGTGCGGATAGAGGAGATGGAGGCGCGCCAAGATTGTCTGGAGGATCAGATGGCCGAGGAGCAACGTCCCCCGCCTTCCCCAGCCCTGGACAAGCCGCGCTGA